The Cydia amplana chromosome 19, ilCydAmpl1.1, whole genome shotgun sequence genome includes a window with the following:
- the LOC134657142 gene encoding uncharacterized protein LOC134657142 — protein sequence MTNFLGNYFLQHNPNTLHNVRKKCNLEKPLAMEQAIDLLEDWIQKQDHFVKKDFHRGYLERVIISTKGSIEKAKTRVDKICTMRTMLPHLFEKCDVKRDFPKLHETYINLHMPKLTDDNNRIYIAKVTAKSLTPDIFLEAYQHSVIEGYGFGVKGIYLLSTSKLIYTFINMVKPFISAKIADRIRVLKDVESLQDYLPKHLLPEDYGGSQKSLLTLYDEWVEELSTEKHVAYTKEMRLARTNEALRRKDKCQEDYLGMPGTFKILSID from the exons ATGACGAATTTTTtgggaaattattttttacaacaTAATCCTAATACTTTGCATAATGTAAGGAAGAAGTGTAATTTGGAAAAGCCTTTGGCAATGGAGCAGGCTATTGATTTATTAGAAGATTGGATCCAAAAGCAGGATCATTTTGTGAAAAAAGATTTCC ATAGGGGATATTTGGAACGTGTGATAATTTCTACAAAAGGATCCATAGAGAAAGCCAAGACGAGAGTGGACAAGATATGCACCATGAGAACAATGTTGCCGCATCTCTTCGAGAAATGTGATGTGAAAAGGGATTTTCCCAAGTTACACGAAACCTA CATAAACCTCCACATGCCAAAATTAACGGACGATAACAACAGAATATACATAGCAAAAGTGACAGCCAAAAGTCTCACACCAGACATATTTTTAGAAGCTTATCAACATTCTGTGATT GAAGGTTATGGATTCGGTGTAAAGGGCATATACTTGCTTTCGACGTCAAAATTGATATACACCTTCATAAATATGGTTAAACCGTTTATAAGCGCCAAAATTGCTGATCGCATAAGGGTCCTAAAAGACGTGGAGTCTTTACAAGACTATCTACCCAAACATTTGTTACCAGAAGATTACGGTGGATCACAAAAATCACTGTTGACATTATATG ATGAATGGGTCGAAGAACTATCAACGGAGAAGCACGTGGCCTATACAAAGGAAATGAGGCTCGCACGCACCAATGAGGCGCTCAGGCGAAAAGACAAATGTCAAGAAGACTACCTAGGAATGCCGGGGACTTTTAAAATTCTAAGCATTGACTGA
- the LOC134656924 gene encoding uncharacterized protein LOC134656924 produces MTLILKNSNILQFNTNTLENVRKEFNLHQPGMIDQTIDILYDWIQKQEHFVIKDFSRDYLERFIIYAKGSVEKAKLRMDRLCTMRTMAPNLFEKCHAKNDFPDLRDFYINVFMPKLTEDNYRIHVAKMMTKNITPSGFLKTYQHAAIMCEYVTVYDYSQGFYSIMDLNDVNMADVLTNMNLTDFRNNICLFTECYGFRLSGIFIISTSRMIDAFVKILKQIVSDKIGQRISVLKTVTSLHQFLPKELLPEDFGGEQKSLCEIYDDMNEEMSTEKHVAHMKKMRLACTNEKLRQSGRFDEEYLGMPGSFKLLTVD; encoded by the exons atgactttaatattaaaaaacagtaatattttacaatttaacacAAATACTCTGGAAAATGTAAGAAAAGAGTTCAATTTACACCAACCTGGGATGATAGACCAAACCATCGACATATTATATGACTGGATTCAAAAACAGGAACATTTTGTGATAAAGGATTTTT CACGAGATTACTTGGAGCGATTTATCATTTACGCAAAAGGTTCCGTGGAAAAAGCAAAATTAAGAATGGACAGACTATGTACCATGCGTACTATGGCTCCAAATCTCTTTGAAAAATGCCATGCGAAAAATGACTTCCCAGATTTACGTGATTTCTA CATAAATGTATTTATGCCAAAATTAACTGAAGACAACTACAGAATACACGTTGCTAAGATGATGACTAAGAATATCACACCTTCTGGCTTCTTGAAGACCTATCAACATGCTGCAAta aTGTGTGAGTATGTGACAGTTTATGATTATTCGCAAGGATTTTACTCGATTATGGACCTTAATGACGTCAACATGGCAGATGTGCTCACCAACATGAACCTAACAGATTTCCGGAacaatatatgtttatttaca GAATGCTATGGATTCAGATTATCAGGCATATTTATTATATCCACTTCAAGGATGATAGATGCATTTGTAAAAATCCTGAAGCAAATAGTCAGTGACAAAATCGGCCAAAGGATCAGTGTTTTGAAAACTGTAACGTCCTTACACCAATTTTTACCTAAAGAATTGCTACCGGAAGACTTCGGCGGTGAACAGAAATCTTTGTGCGAAATTTATG ACGACATGAATGAAGAAATGTCTACCGAAAAACACGTAGCACACATGAAGAAGATGCGACTAGCGTGTACAAATGAAAAGTTGAGGCAATCAGGCCGATTTGATGAAGAATACCTAGGAATGCCTGGGTCTTTTAAACTTTTGACTGTAGATTAG